The following proteins are encoded in a genomic region of Clostridium kluyveri:
- a CDS encoding TVP38/TMEM64 family protein codes for MLKHVEKNFKYYKLYFALFIVFFIFIILAYTYYHEYIYLFTEPAKLKSLVMSYGKYSVLAFISIQILQVVAFFIPGEIIQIAGGYIYGAFWGSLVSIIGIIIGNIIAYSVSRYYGRPFVNRIISNKNLTFFQKILDLGSINTIVFILYLIPGIPKDILAYICGISKIKFKNFIICSLLGRLPAIVLSAYFGAEIYSGNKIIIVSIVVIAVFLFTVGIFKGEKILMKFLKNKTSQSNEQL; via the coding sequence ATGTTAAAACATGTTGAAAAAAATTTTAAATATTATAAACTTTATTTTGCACTGTTTATTGTATTTTTTATATTTATTATTTTAGCCTATACATATTATCATGAATATATATACTTGTTTACAGAACCCGCTAAACTAAAAAGTTTAGTAATGTCTTATGGCAAGTATAGTGTATTGGCATTTATAAGTATTCAAATTTTACAGGTGGTGGCTTTTTTTATACCAGGAGAGATTATTCAGATTGCAGGAGGATATATATATGGAGCATTTTGGGGAAGTTTAGTATCTATTATAGGTATAATTATAGGCAATATAATTGCCTATAGTGTATCTAGGTACTATGGAAGGCCCTTTGTAAATAGAATAATATCCAATAAAAATTTAACATTCTTTCAAAAAATATTAGATTTAGGCAGTATAAATACCATAGTATTTATACTATATTTAATTCCTGGAATACCCAAAGATATTTTGGCCTATATATGTGGTATATCTAAAATTAAATTTAAAAATTTTATAATTTGCTCTCTATTAGGAAGATTACCGGCAATAGTATTATCTGCTTATTTTGGGGCAGAAATATATTCTGGTAATAAGATAATAATTGTAAGTATAGTTGTGATAGCTGTATTCTTATTTACTGTAGGAATTTTTAAGGGAGAAAAAATATTAATGAAATTTTTAAAAAATAAAACATCTCAAAGTAATGAACAACTTTAG
- the gltA gene encoding NADPH-dependent glutamate synthase: MAVDRMKRVPITEQDPKVRATNFDEVCLGYTEEEAVQEASRCLNCKKPGCVSKCPVSISIPQFIEQIKNKDFEAAAKVIAKSSALPAVCGRVCPQESQCESKCVLGIKGEAVAIGKLERFVADWSRENNVDLSDKEAPKGKKVAVIGSGPSGLTCAGDLAKLGYDVTIFEALHEAGGVLVYGIPEFRLPKDTVVKHEVENVKKLGVKIETNVIIGRTISIDELVENEKFDAVFIGSGAGLPMFMNIPGENLNGVFSANEFLTRSNLMKAFKNDYATPIKVGKKVAVIGGGNVAMDAARTALRLGAESYIVYRRSAEEVPARAEEVHHAKEEGVQFHLLTNPIEILGDEKGWVKGMRCIKMELGEPDASGRRRPVPIKGSEFELEVDTVIMSLGTSPNPLIASTTKGLEMNKRKCLIAEEETGLTTREGVYAGGDSVTGAATVILAMGAGKKAAKAIDEYLSKK; this comes from the coding sequence ATGGCTGTAGATAGAATGAAAAGAGTACCAATAACAGAACAGGATCCAAAGGTTAGGGCAACTAATTTTGATGAAGTATGTCTTGGATATACTGAAGAAGAAGCAGTACAAGAAGCATCAAGATGTTTAAATTGTAAAAAACCAGGATGTGTTTCAAAATGTCCTGTTTCAATAAGCATACCACAGTTTATTGAGCAAATTAAAAATAAAGACTTTGAAGCAGCAGCTAAAGTTATAGCAAAATCCAGTGCACTTCCTGCAGTCTGTGGAAGAGTATGTCCACAGGAAAGTCAATGTGAATCAAAATGTGTGCTTGGAATAAAAGGAGAAGCTGTTGCGATAGGAAAACTTGAAAGATTTGTAGCTGACTGGTCAAGAGAAAATAATGTAGACCTTTCAGATAAAGAAGCACCAAAGGGTAAAAAAGTAGCGGTTATAGGAAGTGGTCCTTCAGGACTTACCTGTGCAGGGGATCTAGCAAAACTCGGATATGATGTTACTATATTTGAAGCACTTCATGAAGCAGGCGGAGTTTTGGTTTATGGAATTCCAGAGTTCAGACTTCCAAAAGATACTGTAGTAAAACATGAAGTAGAAAATGTAAAAAAATTAGGTGTTAAGATAGAAACAAATGTAATAATAGGAAGAACTATTAGTATAGACGAACTTGTAGAAAATGAAAAATTTGATGCTGTATTTATAGGTTCTGGTGCAGGACTTCCAATGTTTATGAATATACCAGGAGAAAATTTAAATGGTGTATTTTCAGCTAATGAGTTCTTGACTAGAAGTAATCTTATGAAAGCATTTAAAAATGATTATGCTACACCAATAAAAGTTGGTAAGAAAGTTGCAGTAATAGGTGGAGGAAACGTTGCTATGGATGCAGCTAGAACTGCATTGAGATTAGGAGCAGAATCATATATAGTATACAGAAGATCAGCAGAAGAAGTTCCAGCAAGGGCAGAAGAAGTTCACCATGCTAAAGAAGAAGGAGTGCAATTCCATCTTTTAACTAACCCTATAGAAATATTAGGTGATGAAAAGGGTTGGGTTAAAGGTATGCGTTGCATAAAGATGGAACTTGGAGAACCAGATGCATCCGGAAGAAGAAGACCGGTTCCAATAAAGGGTTCAGAATTTGAGTTAGAGGTAGATACAGTAATAATGTCCCTTGGAACATCACCAAATCCATTGATAGCATCTACAACAAAAGGACTTGAAATGAACAAACGTAAGTGTTTAATAGCAGAAGAAGAAACTGGACTAACTACAAGAGAAGGAGTATATGCAGGAGGAGATTCAGTAACTGGAGCTGCTACTGTTATACTTGCTATGGGAGCAGGTAAAAAAGCTGCAAAAGCTATAGATGAGTACTTAAGCAAGAAATAG
- a CDS encoding DNA-3-methyladenine glycosylase family protein, with protein MDFNYIENLQNGVILKGVRNFELPHIFDCGQCFRWNREKNGNYIGTAFGKVIEVEKKEDDVFIYNTCEKDFKEIWCEYFDLYRDYGEIKHILGKDPILKKAVEFGGGIRLLKQEPFELIVSFIISANNRIPMIKKAIENISKRWGETLEFKDKVYYAFPKLDRLKEATLEEIEACGTGFRAKYIVDTISKIYDNGIKSRGSYHEAYDIDWIKMQEDEACHKELQKFMGIGPKVADCIMLFSMQKYSAFPVDVWVKRAMNHFYLAPDVSLKKIRDFGVNKFGELSGFAQQYLFYYARENNIKI; from the coding sequence ATGGATTTTAATTATATAGAAAATTTACAAAATGGAGTTATATTGAAAGGTGTAAGGAATTTTGAATTACCTCATATATTTGATTGTGGCCAATGCTTCAGATGGAATAGAGAGAAAAATGGAAATTACATAGGAACAGCTTTTGGAAAAGTTATAGAAGTAGAAAAAAAAGAGGATGATGTATTTATATATAATACCTGTGAAAAAGATTTTAAGGAAATATGGTGTGAGTATTTTGATCTGTACCGGGATTATGGGGAAATAAAGCACATATTAGGTAAAGATCCTATCTTAAAAAAAGCTGTAGAGTTCGGAGGAGGTATTAGACTCTTAAAACAGGAACCTTTCGAATTAATTGTTTCTTTTATAATATCTGCTAACAACAGAATTCCCATGATAAAGAAAGCTATAGAGAATATAAGTAAAAGATGGGGTGAAACTTTAGAGTTTAAAGATAAGGTTTATTATGCCTTTCCTAAATTAGATAGGTTGAAAGAAGCCACATTAGAGGAAATAGAAGCCTGTGGAACAGGTTTCAGAGCAAAATATATTGTAGATACCATATCAAAAATTTATGATAACGGAATAAAATCTAGAGGAAGTTATCATGAGGCGTATGATATTGACTGGATTAAGATGCAGGAAGATGAAGCCTGTCATAAAGAACTACAGAAGTTTATGGGTATAGGACCTAAGGTGGCAGACTGTATTATGTTGTTTTCCATGCAAAAATACTCTGCATTTCCTGTAGATGTGTGGGTTAAAAGAGCTATGAATCATTTTTATCTGGCACCGGATGTATCCTTAAAGAAAATAAGAGATTTTGGAGTAAACAAATTTGGAGAATTATCAGGATTTGCCCAGCAGTATTTATTTTATTATGCTAGAGAAAATAATATAAAAATTTAG
- a CDS encoding sulfide/dihydroorotate dehydrogenase-like FAD/NAD-binding protein produces the protein MYKIVDKQALAPKIYSMDIEAPRVAKSCLPGQFIIVIIDDKGERVPLTICDYDAEKGTVKIVFQTMGASTQKLAEYEAGDSIRDFVGPLGMHSEFVDEDLEELKKKNIIFVAGGVGTAPVYPQVKWLSEHGVKADAIVGCKSKEHLLLEEEMKAVTDNLYIATDDGSYGYKGFVSDKLKELLDDKEGKKYDCVVAIGPMIMMKFLCKLTKEYDLKTIVSLNPIMVDGTGMCGACRVTVGGEVKFGCVDGPEFDGHLVDFDEAMRRQAMYKTEEGKKILQAEEGDTHHAKGCNCGGDK, from the coding sequence ATGTATAAAATTGTAGACAAACAAGCTCTTGCACCTAAGATATATTCAATGGATATAGAGGCGCCAAGAGTAGCTAAGTCCTGTCTTCCAGGGCAATTCATTATAGTTATAATAGACGATAAGGGTGAAAGAGTACCTCTTACTATTTGTGACTATGATGCAGAAAAAGGAACAGTAAAGATAGTATTTCAAACAATGGGTGCATCAACACAAAAATTGGCAGAATATGAAGCAGGAGATTCTATTAGAGACTTCGTAGGACCTTTGGGAATGCATTCAGAATTTGTGGATGAGGATTTAGAAGAACTTAAGAAAAAGAATATTATATTTGTAGCTGGAGGAGTAGGAACAGCTCCAGTTTATCCACAGGTGAAATGGTTAAGTGAGCACGGAGTAAAAGCTGATGCTATAGTAGGTTGTAAATCTAAGGAACATTTACTTTTGGAAGAAGAAATGAAGGCTGTAACAGATAACCTATATATAGCTACTGATGACGGAAGCTATGGATATAAAGGATTTGTTTCAGACAAACTTAAAGAACTTCTAGATGATAAAGAAGGTAAAAAATATGATTGTGTAGTTGCTATAGGGCCAATGATTATGATGAAGTTTTTATGCAAACTCACAAAAGAATATGATTTAAAAACTATAGTAAGCTTAAATCCAATAATGGTAGATGGAACTGGTATGTGCGGAGCTTGTAGGGTTACAGTGGGTGGAGAAGTTAAGTTTGGATGTGTAGACGGACCGGAATTTGACGGACATTTGGTTGATTTTGATGAAGCTATGAGAAGACAAGCTATGTATAAGACTGAAGAAGGAAAGAAAATTCTCCAAGCAGAAGAAGGAGACACCCATCATGCTAAGGGATGTAATTGCGGAGGTGACAAATAA
- a CDS encoding 3-hydroxybutyryl-CoA dehydrogenase: MKSVAVLGSGTMSRGIVQAFAEAGVDVIIRGRTEGSIGKGLAAVKKAYDKKVAKGKMSQEDADKIVGRVSTTTELEKLADCDLIIEAASEDMNIKKDYFGKLEEICKPETIFATNTSSLSITEVATSTKRQDKFIGMHFFNPANVMKLVEIIRGMNTSQETFDIIKEASIKIGKTPVEVAEAPGFVVNKILVPMINEAVGILAEGIASAEDIDTAMKLGANHPMGPLALGDLIGLDVVLAVMDVLYNETGDSKYRAHTLLRKYVRAGWLGRKSGKGFFAY, encoded by the coding sequence ATTAAAAGTGTAGCAGTTTTAGGTAGTGGAACTATGTCTCGTGGAATTGTGCAGGCTTTTGCAGAAGCAGGTGTAGATGTAATTATCCGTGGAAGAACTGAAGGTAGTATTGGAAAAGGTTTAGCAGCAGTAAAGAAAGCTTATGATAAAAAAGTAGCAAAGGGAAAAATGTCTCAGGAAGATGCTGATAAAATAGTTGGAAGAGTAAGTACAACAACTGAACTTGAAAAATTGGCTGATTGTGATCTTATAATAGAAGCGGCATCAGAGGATATGAATATAAAGAAAGACTATTTTGGAAAATTAGAAGAAATATGCAAACCTGAAACAATTTTTGCTACTAATACTTCTTCATTATCTATAACTGAAGTAGCAACATCTACAAAAAGACAGGATAAATTTATAGGAATGCATTTCTTTAATCCAGCAAATGTTATGAAATTAGTTGAAATCATAAGAGGTATGAATACTTCACAAGAAACTTTTGATATTATAAAAGAAGCTTCCATTAAAATAGGGAAAACTCCTGTAGAAGTTGCAGAAGCTCCAGGATTTGTTGTAAACAAGATATTAGTACCAATGATCAATGAAGCAGTAGGAATTTTGGCAGAAGGAATAGCTTCAGCAGAAGATATCGATACAGCTATGAAATTAGGCGCTAATCACCCAATGGGTCCTTTAGCATTAGGAGATCTTATTGGACTTGATGTAGTTCTTGCAGTTATGGATGTACTTTATAATGAAACTGGAGATTCAAAATATAGAGCTCATACATTACTTAGAAAATATGTAAGAGCAGGATGGCTAGGAAGAAAATCAGGAAAAGGATTCTTCGCTTATTAA
- a CDS encoding electron transfer flavoprotein subunit alpha/FixB family protein, translating to MNLAEYKGVWVFAEQRDGELQKVALQLVGKGRELADTLGVELTAVLLGSEVDDLAKELVAYGADNVLYADSPLLKHYTTDGYTKVIDELIKERKPEILLIGATFIGRDLGPRVAGRVFTGLTADCTGLDIDEATKNLMMTRPAFGGNLMATIACEKTRPQMSTVRPGVFNALPRDASRTGKIEKIAANVAKGDIRVDVIEVVKSAGDTIDISEADVIISGGRGLGGPDGFKVLKELADLLGGTIGGSRATIDAGWIDKSYQVGQTGKTVRPGLYVACGISGQIQHLAGMQDSGFIVAINKDENAPMMQVADLAIVGDLYKVVPEFVEQVKALNL from the coding sequence ATGAACTTAGCAGAATACAAAGGCGTATGGGTATTTGCTGAACAAAGGGATGGAGAACTACAAAAAGTAGCACTTCAATTAGTTGGAAAAGGAAGAGAATTAGCAGACACTTTAGGAGTAGAATTAACTGCTGTATTACTTGGCAGTGAAGTAGATGATTTAGCAAAAGAATTAGTTGCATATGGAGCAGATAATGTTTTATACGCAGATAGTCCTCTTTTGAAACATTATACTACAGATGGATACACTAAAGTAATAGATGAACTTATAAAAGAAAGAAAACCAGAAATATTACTTATAGGAGCTACATTTATCGGAAGAGATTTAGGACCAAGAGTTGCAGGTAGAGTGTTTACAGGTCTTACAGCAGACTGTACAGGACTTGATATAGATGAGGCAACAAAGAATTTGATGATGACAAGACCTGCATTTGGTGGAAACTTAATGGCAACTATAGCTTGCGAAAAAACAAGACCTCAAATGTCAACAGTAAGACCAGGAGTTTTTAATGCGCTTCCAAGAGATGCTTCAAGAACTGGAAAAATAGAAAAAATAGCTGCAAATGTTGCAAAGGGTGACATCAGAGTTGACGTAATTGAAGTAGTTAAATCTGCTGGTGATACAATAGATATTTCAGAAGCAGATGTAATTATATCAGGTGGAAGAGGACTTGGTGGTCCAGATGGATTCAAAGTTCTTAAAGAATTAGCAGATTTATTAGGTGGAACTATAGGTGGATCCCGTGCAACTATAGATGCTGGCTGGATAGATAAGAGCTATCAGGTTGGACAAACTGGTAAAACAGTAAGACCAGGTCTTTATGTTGCATGCGGAATATCAGGTCAAATACAACATTTAGCTGGTATGCAGGATAGTGGATTTATAGTGGCTATAAATAAAGATGAAAACGCTCCAATGATGCAAGTAGCGGATCTTGCCATTGTAGGAGATTTATATAAGGTTGTTCCAGAATTTGTAGAACAAGTTAAAGCTTTAAATCTTTAA